The bacterium genome includes a region encoding these proteins:
- a CDS encoding EamA family transporter, whose protein sequence is MSPFIISLVLISAVMHAGWNLFARKDKDEITFFSQMLTVISVIGFIPAFLTEFITHSLTLKAYLCVIGSGFFCGIYFFALANAYSFSDFTIVYPIARSLPVLFVAIGDIIRGRDLSLIGWSGILLVVAGCFLSPLTSFKDISLKHYFNRTGFWLILTAIGTTAYTLLDKIASEVVQKGSATAARYGYFFYFITCITYHILLHFSGIKKRKKGIEKWKLPSLSAFLDFGSYWLILWVYQFTDITSYVIALRQFSILIGVILAFMIYKEKGVFVRIFGTLLLTAGLIIIGVFT, encoded by the coding sequence ATGAGCCCTTTTATTATATCGCTAGTTTTAATTTCTGCTGTTATGCATGCTGGATGGAACTTATTTGCAAGAAAAGATAAAGATGAGATAACTTTTTTCTCACAGATGTTAACCGTAATATCCGTAATAGGATTCATACCCGCTTTTTTAACTGAATTTATTACACATTCTCTAACCTTGAAAGCATACCTTTGTGTTATTGGTTCCGGATTTTTCTGTGGAATATATTTTTTTGCTCTTGCCAACGCTTATAGTTTTTCTGATTTTACAATTGTTTATCCTATCGCTCGCTCTCTACCAGTCCTTTTTGTTGCTATTGGAGATATTATCCGTGGAAGAGATTTGTCTCTTATCGGATGGTCAGGGATACTTCTTGTTGTTGCCGGGTGTTTTTTATCCCCTCTTACTTCATTTAAAGATATCTCTTTAAAACATTATTTTAATCGGACAGGTTTTTGGTTAATTTTAACAGCAATAGGAACGACTGCTTATACTTTGCTTGATAAAATTGCATCTGAAGTTGTTCAGAAAGGGTCTGCAACTGCTGCAAGATATGGGTATTTTTTCTACTTTATAACTTGTATAACTTATCATATCCTTTTACATTTTTCAGGTATAAAAAAAAGAAAAAAAGGAATAGAAAAGTGGAAACTTCCATCTCTGTCTGCTTTTCTTGATTTTGGTTCTTACTGGCTTATTCTCTGGGTATATCAATTCACTGATATTACAAGTTATGTTATTGCTTTAAGACAATTCAGTATTTTAATTGGAGTAATTCTTGCTTTTATGATTTATAAAGAAAAAGGTGTCTTTGTAAGAATTTTTGGAACTTTGTTA
- a CDS encoding AAA domain-containing protein, with protein sequence MEELIYKKVAKAANICKDKLIENVEEGELCFKQLLSMFPDDGIIYYRMGEGYKELFERTGNAVFKEKAIKSFQKAREILPFLAWQQKAENNLNQLIQDENIKQLPEGNFVSPILYEVIKAVEIEIQRIKILKNRPHYYMFGKTFESERIINNIPYYEVGFGNFHERIIIDAEFGKKNNIDLRIESGFIKGIISRHTNNEIVLLIPLTQISYEKISKATENGIYYIADFKKSVFQLRNFLLKRRAVENEFILYLIRSATLPYNYGNYNHINLNKYKNKYQFDQYKWQAIEKALTQNITFIWGPPGTGKTTVLAALAHILLEETDKNILFLTLSNSTLDSLFIKVIEYVYKYSNKPYPEETFTRLGKIREKSTPKEIAKYYRDKISLNSRIVAANYQSLIFRNIKSAIFDYVIMDEVSMTPIPLLVAGSFFAKKNLILAGDPYQLPPPYPEDADLPNDFYSMNVFEKVKIKKENDPRAVFLKTQYRMHQDISNLVSELFYDGKLECGNKKIEKLSQNGSPFPKSVLFRNTEGVLEKIGSRIEIFNRKNDPYAFADVKLAKNIIKYCDIKPEQIGIIVPYNAQVCNIYRYLKKENLEGIKVNTVHSFQGQEKDVIIYDITDDNIEPSPLTTNWKFLNVALSRARRFLCVIGNQKYLMSSFFNAEEQERFRKIIEHGKWNITPYDL encoded by the coding sequence ATGGAAGAACTTATTTATAAAAAAGTAGCAAAAGCGGCAAATATCTGTAAAGATAAACTTATTGAAAATGTAGAGGAAGGAGAACTTTGTTTTAAGCAACTTTTAAGTATGTTTCCTGATGATGGGATTATATATTATAGAATGGGAGAAGGATATAAAGAGTTATTTGAGAGAACAGGAAATGCAGTATTTAAAGAAAAAGCAATTAAATCATTCCAGAAGGCAAGAGAAATTCTCCCATTTCTTGCCTGGCAACAAAAAGCCGAAAATAATCTCAATCAACTAATACAGGATGAAAATATAAAACAATTACCAGAAGGAAATTTTGTTTCTCCAATTTTATATGAGGTTATAAAAGCAGTTGAAATTGAAATACAAAGAATAAAAATTCTCAAAAATAGACCACATTATTATATGTTTGGTAAAACATTTGAAAGTGAAAGAATTATAAATAATATACCATACTATGAAGTTGGTTTTGGGAATTTTCATGAACGGATAATTATTGATGCTGAATTTGGTAAAAAGAATAATATTGACCTGAGAATAGAAAGTGGTTTCATAAAAGGAATTATTTCAAGGCATACTAATAATGAAATAGTATTGCTTATCCCACTAACACAAATTTCTTATGAGAAAATAAGTAAAGCAACAGAAAATGGAATTTACTATATAGCAGATTTTAAAAAATCTGTTTTCCAACTAAGGAATTTTCTTCTTAAAAGAAGAGCAGTAGAAAACGAATTTATTCTATATTTAATTAGGAGTGCCACTCTACCATACAATTATGGAAATTATAATCATATTAATCTGAATAAATATAAAAATAAATATCAATTTGACCAATATAAATGGCAGGCAATTGAGAAAGCATTAACCCAGAACATAACATTTATCTGGGGACCCCCTGGAACTGGTAAAACAACAGTACTTGCGGCTTTGGCACATATTTTACTTGAAGAAACAGATAAAAATATTCTTTTCCTAACTCTTTCAAATAGTACTCTGGATTCTTTATTTATAAAGGTTATAGAATATGTTTATAAATATAGTAATAAACCATATCCAGAAGAAACTTTTACAAGGTTGGGTAAAATCCGCGAAAAATCTACTCCTAAGGAAATTGCTAAATATTACAGAGATAAGATATCCTTAAACTCAAGAATAGTAGCAGCAAATTATCAAAGTTTAATTTTCAGAAATATTAAAAGTGCTATATTTGATTATGTAATAATGGACGAAGTTTCCATGACCCCTATTCCTTTATTGGTGGCAGGTAGTTTTTTTGCAAAAAAGAATCTTATTCTTGCTGGAGACCCATATCAATTACCTCCTCCTTATCCTGAAGATGCTGACCTGCCTAATGATTTTTATTCAATGAATGTTTTTGAAAAAGTCAAAATAAAAAAAGAAAATGACCCGAGGGCTGTATTTCTGAAAACTCAATACAGAATGCATCAGGATATCAGCAATCTTGTTAGTGAACTATTCTATGATGGAAAGTTAGAATGTGGAAACAAAAAAATAGAAAAACTTTCCCAAAATGGTAGCCCATTTCCAAAATCAGTTCTTTTCAGAAATACTGAGGGGGTATTGGAAAAAATAGGTAGTAGAATTGAAATTTTCAATAGAAAAAATGACCCTTATGCATTTGCTGATGTAAAACTTGCAAAAAATATCATTAAGTACTGTGATATTAAACCTGAACAAATAGGAATAATAGTTCCTTATAATGCCCAGGTCTGCAACATATACAGGTATCTTAAAAAAGAGAACTTAGAAGGTATAAAAGTAAATACCGTTCATTCTTTTCAAGGACAAGAAAAAGATGTAATAATTTATGATATTACAGATGATAATATTGAACCTTCTCCTTTAACAACAAACTGGAAATTTCTTAATGTAGCATTATCAAGAGCAAGAAGATTCTTATGTGTAATAGGAAATCAAAAATATCTAATGAGTTCGTTTTTTAATGCAGAGGAACAAGAAAGGTTTAGAAAAATAATAGAACATGGGAAATGGAATATAACTCCTTATGATTTATAA